A DNA window from Hordeum vulgare subsp. vulgare chromosome 1H, MorexV3_pseudomolecules_assembly, whole genome shotgun sequence contains the following coding sequences:
- the LOC123417243 gene encoding uncharacterized protein LOC123417243, with translation MEANKGASERDALIDLESGNNVLISEHGHGMDANFAVSPPRTPPNGGLSRVMHTKDDGNQHMDCSSPAMETASKNGDDRKSEGEEKLGLLDSSGGEKAKKKRSSSKKPPRPPRPPTHLPLDASDQKLLNELNELALLKRARIERMKALKKMKNGKQGSSNSNFCPMIITIIFCLVILWQGFCSRQASGVSFHGSPESSVREHSSLISIRFYKKNHSNVRPHASTSAAPNNYETHHRGWRSVPRGERPRHEHVGRA, from the exons ATGGAAGCCAACAAGGGAGCGAGCGAGCGGGATGCTCTGATCGACCTGGAGAGCGGGAACAACGTCCTTATTAGCGAGCATGGCCATGGAATGGATGCTAATTTTGCAGTGAGCCCACCAAGAACGCCGCCAAATGGCGGGCTGAGTCGCGTCATGCACACCAAGGATGACGGGAATCAACACATGGATTGTTCCTCGCCCGCTATGGAAACCGCTTCCAAGAATGGAGATGACAGGAAGTCCGAGGGGGAGGAGAAGCTGGGCCTTCTGGACAGTTCTGGAGGTGAGAAGGCAAAGAAGAAGCGGTCCAGCTCCAAGAAACCACCGCGGCCACCAAGGCCGCCGACGCATTTGCCGTTGGATGCTTCTGACCAGAAGCTCCTCAATGAGCTGAATGAGCTTGCTTTGTTGAAGCGGGCAAGGATTGAGCGGATGAAGGctttgaagaagatgaagaatggCAAACAGGGTTCCTCAAATAGCAACTTCTGTCCCATGATCATCACCATTATTTTCTGCCTCGTCATACTCTGGCAAG GGTTTTGCTCAAGGCAAGCATCTGGAGTAAGCTTCCACGGATCACctgaatcttcggttagagaacaTAGCAGCCTGATCTCCATTCGGTTCTACAAGAAGAACCATTCTAACGTCAGACCTCACGCGTCCACATCTGCGGCTCCCAA CAACTACGAAACGCACCACCGGGGCTGGAGATCCGTCCCCAGGGGGGAAAGGCCGCGGCACGAGCACGTCGGCCGGGCTTGA